GCCGGCGCGGGCGGCGCCGAGGTGGACTTCGTGGCCGACTTCGCGTACCCGGTCCCGGCCCTGGTGATGGCCGAGTTCATCGGTCTGCCCGCGGCGGACCTGGCCTGGTACCGGCAGCGGGTCGACTGGATCGACGAGTACATGGACGTCTCCGGCAAGACGCCGGAGCGGCTGGCCCGGGCCAACCAGGCCGCCGAGGAGCTACGGGCCTACTACCGTGACCTGATCGCCCACCGGCGTCGCTCGCCCGGCGCCGACCTGATCAGCGGGCTGGTCGAGGTGCTCGACGCCGGTGACGTCGACCTCAGCGAGGACGAGCTGGTCAGCAACCTGATCGTGTTGTTCAACGCCAGCTTCGTCACCACCGTCTACATGTTCAGCAACGGCCTGCCGCTGCTCCTCGACCACCCGGCGGTGACCGCCGCGTTACCGGGCGACGACGCGCTGGCCCGGGGCTGTGTGGACGAGGTGCTGCGGATGGAGAGTCCGGTGCACTTCCTGGCCCGCTCCGCGCCGGCCGACACCGAGCTGGACGGCGTCCCGGTGGGCCGGGACGAGAACGTGCTGCTGCTGATCGCCGCCGCCAACCGGGACCCGGCCCGCTTCCCCGACCCGGACCGCTTCGACCCGCGGCGCGACGGGCCGCCGTCGCTGGCCTTCGGCGTCGGGCTGCACTTCTGCCTCGGCTCGGCGGTGTCGAAACTGGAGGGGCGGCTCGCGCTGCCCCGGCTGTTCGCCCGGTTCCCCCGGCTCGCGGTCACCCAGCCGTACACCTACAGCGGTAGCCTTTTCCTGCGCGGCATCGACAAGCTCTTCGTCACCACCGGGGAGGCCGGATGACGCTCGATCCGCAGGTGGTCGCGTGGCGGGCCGCGCGCGCGGCGGCCGGCGTCACGCCGCTCTACGCCCAGACCCTGACCGAGGCCCGCGCCGCCGACCTCGCCGCGATCCGCGCCGGCGCCGGCGCGGTCGAGCCGGTCGAGGAGGTACGCGACACGCGGGTGCCCGGCCCGGCCGGGCCGCTGCCGGTGCGGATCCACCGGCCGGCCGGCGACGGCCCGTTGCCCACGCTCGTCTACTTCTTCGGTGGTGGCTGGACGCTCGGCAGCGTGGACACGGCCGACGGGATCTGCCGCCGGCTGGTCAACCTGACCGGCTGTCAGACCGTGACGGTCGGCTAC
The genomic region above belongs to Micromonospora sp. WMMD1128 and contains:
- a CDS encoding cytochrome P450; translation: MDVSEILTGLYSEQGRQNPYPFYAALHEHGPISAVPTRAEHSTVTAVAGGYDVVDRILRDPGWYKGFPPGWQEQEILRTFLTSMMFVNPPDHTRMRAVFAKTFTPRRLGALEPVIERIVDERLDHMAEAGAGGAEVDFVADFAYPVPALVMAEFIGLPAADLAWYRQRVDWIDEYMDVSGKTPERLARANQAAEELRAYYRDLIAHRRRSPGADLISGLVEVLDAGDVDLSEDELVSNLIVLFNASFVTTVYMFSNGLPLLLDHPAVTAALPGDDALARGCVDEVLRMESPVHFLARSAPADTELDGVPVGRDENVLLLIAAANRDPARFPDPDRFDPRRDGPPSLAFGVGLHFCLGSAVSKLEGRLALPRLFARFPRLAVTQPYTYSGSLFLRGIDKLFVTTGEAG